The following are from one region of the Mycetohabitans rhizoxinica HKI 454 genome:
- a CDS encoding M14-type cytosolic carboxypeptidase, whose protein sequence is MSVHISSQFDSGAIDVVSCERADDIRLRLRADTQAAFAQWFYFSLSGAKDVDCTMTFENASHSAFPNGWHGYQAVASHDGIDWFRVPTTYDGQVLRICHRPARDRIYYAYFEPYPYARHAQWVDTLVQQPGVRLTELTRTVQARALDLLTVGEPAPHKRNIWIIARQHPGETMAQWFVEGLLKRLCGLGDWRGDPLGRIVLEHAVFHVVPNMNPDGSALGNLRTNAAGADLNREWLQPDPRRSPEVLAVRDAIHASGCDMFFDIHGDEALPYVFVAGSEMLPDFSDAQRRVQDEFIGHFKRASAHFQDEHGYKPGRYQQDALKLASKYVGHTFKCLSLTLEMPFKDDANLPDPRVGWNGARSASLGAAMLQAIGWQLDAI, encoded by the coding sequence ATGAGCGTTCACATCAGCAGTCAATTCGATTCAGGGGCAATCGATGTCGTATCGTGCGAGCGCGCGGACGACATCCGGTTGCGGTTGCGCGCCGACACGCAGGCAGCGTTTGCGCAGTGGTTCTATTTCTCGCTGAGCGGTGCGAAGGACGTGGACTGCACAATGACGTTCGAGAACGCATCGCATAGTGCATTTCCAAACGGATGGCACGGTTATCAGGCTGTCGCGAGCCATGATGGCATCGACTGGTTCCGGGTGCCTACCACGTATGACGGTCAAGTGCTGCGCATCTGTCATCGGCCGGCGCGCGACCGGATCTATTACGCGTATTTCGAGCCGTATCCGTATGCGCGACATGCGCAGTGGGTTGACACGCTGGTCCAGCAGCCCGGCGTGCGCCTGACCGAACTGACCCGCACCGTGCAGGCCCGTGCGCTAGATTTGCTGACCGTTGGCGAGCCGGCGCCGCACAAGCGCAACATCTGGATCATTGCGAGGCAGCATCCGGGCGAGACGATGGCGCAGTGGTTCGTTGAGGGTCTGCTCAAGCGCTTGTGCGGCCTTGGCGATTGGCGGGGTGACCCGCTGGGCCGCATCGTGCTCGAACACGCGGTTTTTCACGTGGTACCGAACATGAATCCGGATGGCAGCGCACTGGGTAACTTGCGTACCAACGCCGCCGGCGCGGACCTGAACCGGGAATGGTTGCAGCCGGACCCGCGCCGCAGCCCCGAGGTGCTGGCCGTACGCGATGCCATCCATGCGAGCGGTTGCGACATGTTCTTCGATATCCATGGCGATGAAGCGCTGCCATACGTCTTCGTCGCTGGCTCGGAAATGCTGCCCGATTTCTCTGACGCGCAACGCCGCGTGCAAGACGAATTCATCGGCCATTTCAAGCGCGCTAGCGCGCATTTCCAGGATGAGCACGGATACAAGCCCGGGCGTTACCAGCAGGATGCGCTCAAGCTCGCCTCCAAGTATGTCGGCCACACCTTCAAGTGCCTGTCACTCACGCTTGAAATGCCATTCAAGGACGATGCGAACCTGCCCGATCCGCGCGTCGGCTGGAACGGGGCGCGCAGTGCGTCGCTGGGCGCGGCGATGCTGCAGGCCATCGGCTGGCAACTCGACGCGATATGA
- the acnA gene encoding aconitate hydratase AcnA — translation MAHNLHKTLKEFDSGSGKGKYYSLPQLGKALGIKIDRLPVSIRIVLESVLRNYDGKKISEEHVKQLAKWQPNAARTDEIPFVVSRVVLQDFTGVPLLADIAAMRGVAQRAGKNPKRIEPLVPVDLVVDHSVQIDYFRQKDALDLNMKLEFERNKERYQFMKWGMQAFDTFKVVPPGVGIVHQVNLEYLARGVHKKSVDGDTVYYPDTLVGTDSHTTMINGIGVVGWGVGGIEAEAGMLGQPVYFLTPDVVGVELKGRLREGVTATDLVLTITEMLRKEKVVGKFVEFFGEGTASLTLPDRATIGNMAPEYGATMGFFPVDNKTIDYFKGTGRTKEEIAAFENYFKAQELYGIPSAGQIDYTKTLTLDLSTVAPSLAGPKRPQDRIEIGNVKSTFADLFSLPVAQNGFAKKADDLGKVYKTTDGVELKNGDVLIAAITSCTNTSNPSVLIAAGLLAKKAVDAGLTVAPHIKTSLAPGSRIVTEYLSATGLLPYLEKLGFTVAAYGCTTCIGNAGDLTAPLNEAIVKHDVVAAAVLSGNRNFEARIHPNIRANFLASPPLVVAYAIAGTITRDLMTEPVGKGKGDRDIYLGDIWPSSDEVNQLLKYALDAKKFKEDYSQLTKNGDLWSQIEGAEGQVYNWPKSTYIAEPPFFGEHFSMQPAKSITPVKNARALGIFGDSVTTDHISPAGSIKEDSPAGRWLKENGVQKADFNSYGSRRGNHDVMMRGTFANVRIKNLMIPAKPDGSRVEGGLTIHQPSGEQTSIYDAAIKYIAEGTPTIVFAGEEYGTGSSRDWAAKGTYLLGVKAVVARSFERIHRSNLVGMGVLPLQFENEDSVQSLGITGEEIYDIEGLTDDFKPQQEVTLVIRGKNGVKKVPVLLRIDTPIEVDYYKHGGILPFVLRQLLAA, via the coding sequence ATGGCCCACAATCTCCACAAAACGCTCAAGGAATTCGATAGCGGCTCAGGCAAGGGTAAGTACTACTCGTTGCCGCAGCTCGGCAAGGCCCTCGGCATCAAGATCGACCGCCTGCCCGTGTCGATTCGTATCGTGCTCGAATCCGTGCTGCGCAATTACGATGGCAAGAAGATCAGCGAGGAGCACGTCAAGCAGTTGGCAAAGTGGCAACCCAACGCCGCGCGCACCGACGAGATTCCATTTGTCGTGTCGCGCGTCGTGTTGCAGGACTTCACCGGCGTGCCGCTGCTGGCCGACATCGCGGCAATGCGCGGCGTCGCGCAGCGCGCCGGCAAGAATCCGAAGCGCATCGAGCCGTTGGTGCCAGTCGACCTGGTTGTGGACCACTCAGTGCAAATCGACTACTTCCGGCAAAAGGATGCGCTGGACCTGAACATGAAGCTGGAGTTCGAGCGCAATAAGGAGCGCTACCAATTCATGAAATGGGGCATGCAGGCATTCGACACGTTCAAGGTCGTGCCACCGGGCGTGGGCATCGTGCACCAGGTGAACCTGGAATACCTGGCGCGTGGCGTGCACAAAAAGAGCGTGGACGGCGACACGGTCTATTATCCCGACACGCTGGTGGGCACTGACAGCCATACAACGATGATCAACGGCATCGGCGTGGTCGGCTGGGGCGTGGGCGGCATTGAGGCTGAGGCGGGCATGCTCGGCCAGCCGGTGTACTTCCTGACGCCTGACGTGGTCGGCGTTGAACTCAAAGGCCGGCTGCGCGAAGGCGTGACCGCGACGGACCTGGTGCTGACGATCACCGAGATGCTGCGCAAGGAGAAGGTGGTCGGCAAGTTCGTCGAATTCTTTGGCGAAGGTACCGCGTCGCTGACGCTGCCAGACCGCGCCACGATCGGCAACATGGCGCCGGAATATGGCGCGACGATGGGCTTCTTCCCGGTTGACAACAAGACGATCGACTACTTCAAGGGCACGGGCCGCACGAAGGAAGAAATCGCCGCGTTCGAGAACTACTTCAAGGCGCAGGAGCTGTATGGCATCCCAAGCGCCGGCCAAATCGACTACACGAAGACGCTGACGCTAGACCTGAGCACGGTCGCGCCATCGCTTGCCGGTCCCAAGCGTCCACAGGACCGGATCGAGATCGGCAACGTGAAGAGCACGTTCGCCGACCTGTTCTCGCTGCCGGTCGCGCAAAACGGTTTCGCGAAGAAAGCCGACGACCTGGGCAAGGTATACAAGACCACCGATGGCGTCGAGTTGAAGAACGGCGACGTGCTGATCGCCGCGATCACCTCGTGCACCAACACATCGAACCCGAGCGTGCTAATCGCCGCCGGCCTGCTCGCGAAAAAGGCCGTCGACGCGGGCCTCACGGTAGCCCCGCACATCAAGACGTCGCTCGCGCCGGGATCGCGGATCGTCACGGAGTATTTGAGCGCCACCGGTCTGCTGCCCTACCTAGAAAAGCTCGGCTTCACGGTCGCGGCGTACGGCTGCACGACCTGTATCGGCAACGCCGGTGACCTAACCGCGCCGCTCAACGAGGCAATCGTCAAGCATGATGTGGTCGCCGCCGCGGTGCTCTCGGGCAACCGTAACTTTGAGGCGCGGATCCATCCGAACATCCGCGCGAACTTCCTCGCCTCGCCGCCGCTGGTGGTCGCGTACGCAATCGCCGGCACGATCACACGCGATCTGATGACCGAGCCGGTCGGCAAGGGTAAGGGCGACCGCGACATCTACCTGGGCGACATCTGGCCGTCCAGCGATGAAGTGAACCAACTGCTCAAGTACGCGTTGGACGCGAAGAAGTTCAAGGAGGATTACTCGCAGTTGACCAAGAATGGCGATCTGTGGAGTCAGATCGAGGGCGCCGAGGGCCAAGTCTATAACTGGCCGAAGTCGACCTATATTGCCGAGCCGCCGTTCTTCGGCGAGCACTTCTCGATGCAACCGGCCAAATCGATCACGCCGGTCAAGAACGCCCGGGCACTCGGCATCTTCGGCGACTCGGTCACAACCGACCACATCAGTCCGGCCGGATCGATCAAGGAAGACTCGCCAGCTGGCCGCTGGTTGAAGGAGAACGGCGTGCAGAAGGCCGACTTCAACAGCTACGGCTCGCGGCGCGGCAACCACGATGTGATGATGCGCGGCACGTTCGCCAACGTGCGGATCAAGAACCTGATGATTCCGGCCAAGCCAGACGGCTCGCGGGTGGAAGGCGGCCTGACCATTCACCAGCCGAGCGGCGAACAGACGTCGATCTATGACGCCGCGATAAAGTACATCGCCGAAGGCACGCCGACCATCGTATTTGCCGGCGAAGAGTATGGTACCGGCTCATCGCGCGACTGGGCGGCCAAGGGCACGTACTTGCTCGGCGTGAAGGCGGTCGTGGCGCGCAGCTTCGAGCGCATCCACCGTTCGAACCTGGTGGGCATGGGCGTGCTGCCGCTGCAATTCGAGAATGAGGACAGCGTGCAGTCGCTCGGCATCACCGGCGAAGAGATCTACGACATTGAAGGTCTCACGGACGACTTCAAGCCACAACAGGAAGTCACGCTGGTCATCCGCGGCAAGAACGGCGTGAAGAAGGTGCCGGTGCTGCTGCGTATCGATACGCCGATCGAAGTGGACTACTACAAGCACGGCGGAATCCTGCCGTTCGTGCTGCGCCAGTTGCTCGCCGCCTGA
- a CDS encoding energy-coupling factor ABC transporter permease gives MGFLYTSLPLWLAIGGNLAAVVLLALAARKKSFARLHDDTLQHLWLGMTVAIAVMWATNAWLNDGPVMHLLGATLMVTLFDWSLALVSMAAICALVAAILGTPWHGVGLTFVIFGAVPVFVSTMLQRAIAAWLPRTLLVFIFGHGFVTAALALGAACAGALGLQLMLAHGDTAVIPPSYGIAVVVLASGEAWFCGMLTALFAVYRPAWVTTYDVRRYRFDRSHVDRGPRA, from the coding sequence ATGGGATTCCTCTATACGTCGTTACCTTTGTGGTTAGCGATAGGCGGCAACCTTGCCGCCGTGGTCCTGCTTGCGCTCGCGGCGCGGAAGAAGTCCTTCGCGCGGTTGCACGACGACACGCTGCAGCATCTGTGGCTTGGCATGACCGTGGCGATCGCGGTCATGTGGGCCACAAACGCATGGCTGAACGATGGCCCGGTAATGCATTTGCTTGGCGCAACACTGATGGTCACGCTGTTTGACTGGTCGCTTGCGCTGGTGTCGATGGCGGCCATATGCGCGCTCGTGGCGGCGATCCTCGGCACACCATGGCATGGCGTGGGTCTGACCTTTGTCATATTCGGGGCGGTGCCGGTCTTCGTCTCGACAATGCTACAGCGGGCCATTGCCGCATGGTTACCGCGAACCTTGTTGGTGTTCATCTTCGGCCACGGCTTCGTGACCGCCGCGCTGGCGCTGGGCGCCGCCTGTGCCGGCGCACTGGGCCTGCAGCTGATGCTAGCCCACGGCGACACGGCCGTGATCCCGCCCAGCTACGGGATAGCCGTCGTCGTGCTCGCCTCCGGCGAAGCGTGGTTCTGCGGCATGTTGACCGCGCTGTTTGCCGTCTATCGCCCGGCGTGGGTCACCACGTACGATGTGCGCCGCTACCGGTTCGATCGCAGCCACGTGGACCGGGGCCCGCGCGCCTGA
- a CDS encoding cholesterol oxidase substrate-binding domain-containing protein, giving the protein MKKDFKKKGFTSSRRKFISDMAMLSASGIVTGGWSPIFQISANASEMLVNFPIGIPIYQQAYENWSGEIFVDKVWTAAPKTPSDIVSIVNWARSNDYKIRPRGYMHNWSPLIMNSDSKASSVVLLDMTKNLNAVSIDTASKPARVTAQTGVSMETLLEKLEAEGLGMTAVPAPGDITLGGALAIGAHGTAVPAKGEKLLSGHTYGSLSNLILSLSAVVYDEAKREYILRTFSREEADISAFLTHIGRACIVEVTMQVGKNQRLRCRSYVNIPADELFAKPIISKRTTGSFRDKISARELFTKTGTSKRTIESFLDKSGRIEIIWFPFTSNPWLKVWSIKPNKPLFSRTVTKANNYPFSDWIPTELSDLIKRIVIDNEVTITPHFGQKQLAITTAGLITTHSLDIWGWSRNVLQYIRPSTLRVTANGYAVVTSRANVQRVISEFVENYQERINAYQEQSQYPINGPLEIRVSGLDNPNDVSPNSVTAALSMLKPRLDRPDWNIAVWFDILTLPGTPHANKFYRETEQWMLSNYAGSYATMRPEWSKGWAYTDSSAWEDYTTISTTIPNIYREGQIDQEKDWDKAIRTLNKYDPNRIFSSALLDKLLPSGV; this is encoded by the coding sequence ATGAAAAAGGATTTTAAAAAGAAGGGTTTTACGAGTTCCCGCCGGAAGTTTATTTCTGATATGGCCATGTTATCTGCTTCGGGCATCGTTACTGGAGGGTGGTCGCCAATTTTTCAAATATCAGCCAACGCAAGTGAAATGTTGGTAAATTTCCCGATTGGGATACCAATTTATCAGCAGGCTTACGAGAACTGGAGCGGGGAAATATTTGTAGATAAAGTATGGACAGCGGCGCCTAAAACACCTAGCGACATCGTTTCCATTGTAAACTGGGCGAGATCAAATGATTATAAGATTCGTCCACGTGGATATATGCATAACTGGTCTCCGTTAATAATGAACTCGGATAGCAAGGCTTCTTCAGTCGTTTTACTTGACATGACGAAGAACCTGAATGCCGTATCAATTGACACGGCATCAAAACCAGCTCGAGTAACCGCGCAAACAGGCGTATCGATGGAGACCTTACTCGAAAAACTGGAAGCAGAAGGCCTAGGAATGACAGCCGTACCTGCTCCCGGCGACATTACGTTGGGAGGTGCACTAGCGATTGGTGCGCATGGCACTGCTGTGCCAGCCAAAGGAGAGAAATTATTATCAGGACATACCTATGGCTCTTTAAGCAACCTTATTCTATCGTTAAGTGCGGTAGTGTATGATGAAGCAAAGAGAGAATATATATTGAGGACGTTTTCCCGTGAAGAGGCAGATATTAGTGCATTCCTCACGCATATCGGACGAGCTTGCATTGTCGAGGTAACGATGCAAGTCGGGAAAAATCAGCGTTTACGCTGTCGGAGCTACGTTAATATTCCTGCCGATGAATTATTTGCAAAACCTATAATATCCAAGAGAACAACTGGATCGTTTCGCGATAAGATTTCTGCCAGGGAATTGTTTACAAAAACCGGAACATCCAAAAGAACAATTGAATCGTTTCTTGATAAATCTGGCAGAATAGAGATAATCTGGTTCCCATTTACAAGCAATCCATGGCTAAAAGTCTGGAGTATAAAACCAAATAAGCCATTATTCTCGCGCACTGTCACGAAGGCGAACAATTATCCATTTTCAGACTGGATTCCCACAGAATTATCTGATTTAATCAAGCGCATTGTCATTGACAACGAGGTAACTATTACTCCACATTTTGGCCAAAAGCAGTTGGCAATTACCACTGCAGGCTTGATTACCACGCATAGCCTGGATATCTGGGGATGGTCAAGAAACGTACTACAATACATTCGACCCAGCACACTGCGCGTTACTGCAAATGGCTATGCAGTCGTTACCAGTCGGGCTAACGTCCAGCGCGTCATTAGCGAGTTCGTCGAGAACTATCAGGAGCGCATTAATGCGTATCAGGAGCAAAGCCAATACCCAATCAATGGCCCGCTCGAAATTCGGGTGTCAGGGCTAGATAACCCGAATGATGTGAGCCCTAATAGTGTCACTGCTGCCCTGTCTATGCTTAAGCCACGCTTGGATAGACCCGATTGGAATATTGCGGTTTGGTTCGACATTTTGACTTTGCCTGGGACACCTCACGCGAATAAATTTTATCGCGAAACCGAACAGTGGATGCTTTCAAATTATGCAGGCTCCTATGCAACAATGCGACCAGAATGGTCTAAGGGTTGGGCATATACAGATTCGTCAGCCTGGGAGGATTACACGACGATTAGCACAACGATCCCGAATATTTATAGGGAGGGCCAAATCGATCAGGAGAAAGATTGGGATAAAGCTATCAGGACACTCAATAAATACGATCCTAACCGTATCTTCTCGTCGGCGTTGCTCGATAAGCTATTGCCTTCAGGAGTATAA
- a CDS encoding response regulator transcription factor, with amino-acid sequence MKVCLLNEQAERREGLKTLLRQINRHASFYDARDWRQAQRILQHACPDMLVIDWQDGMNVQDIFDLRRHYPNLPIAALVDDDSPTRVKSLVDAGVLGVVPRRLNPRLIVRAFEIVLLGGHYVPPSGLNLHTPTVVPINAYEDSSLNRAACRRQSASPGLLSPRQEQILRLVHMGATNKSIARALGISEGTVKIHLGAIFEKLGATNRAAAVAIYNGWQTSALEVLRDATQQARQPVYGEAGPTPLRAATREHRRRDAANGRDHTVLQAAEPDGVPYKVIPRKRR; translated from the coding sequence ATGAAAGTCTGCTTGCTGAATGAGCAAGCCGAGAGGCGCGAAGGGCTGAAAACATTGCTGCGCCAGATCAATCGACATGCATCATTCTACGATGCACGTGACTGGCGGCAAGCGCAGCGCATACTGCAACATGCCTGCCCGGACATGCTCGTCATCGACTGGCAAGACGGGATGAACGTGCAGGATATCTTTGATCTCCGGCGCCATTATCCTAACCTGCCGATCGCGGCGTTAGTCGATGATGACAGCCCAACGCGGGTCAAATCGCTAGTCGACGCTGGCGTGCTCGGCGTCGTGCCGCGGCGCCTCAATCCGCGTCTCATCGTTCGCGCGTTTGAGATCGTGCTGCTGGGCGGGCACTACGTGCCGCCCAGTGGGCTGAATCTGCACACGCCCACCGTCGTGCCGATCAATGCATACGAGGACAGCTCGCTGAACCGAGCGGCCTGCCGGCGCCAAAGTGCGTCGCCCGGCCTACTGTCGCCGCGCCAGGAGCAAATCCTACGGCTCGTGCACATGGGTGCGACCAACAAAAGCATTGCACGCGCGCTGGGCATCAGCGAAGGAACGGTCAAGATCCATCTCGGCGCGATCTTCGAGAAGCTCGGCGCGACCAACCGCGCGGCTGCGGTGGCGATCTACAACGGCTGGCAGACTAGCGCGCTGGAAGTGCTGCGCGATGCGACCCAGCAGGCGCGGCAGCCGGTCTACGGCGAGGCCGGGCCGACGCCGCTGCGCGCGGCCACCCGCGAGCATCGGCGGCGCGACGCAGCCAATGGGCGCGACCACACAGTACTGCAAGCCGCGGAGCCGGACGGCGTGCCCTACAAGGTGATTCCACGCAAGCGTCGCTGA
- a CDS encoding 2,3-butanediol dehydrogenase: protein MKAAVWRGRKDIRVEQVRVPDAPPPGWVKIRVHWCGICGSDLHEYVAGPVFIPVERPHPLTGLKGQCILGHEFSGEIAEIGAGVSGWRVGERVTADACQHCGTCYYCKQGLYNICENLAFTGLMNNGAFAEYVNVPAELLYKLPDDFPIEAGALIEPLAVGLHAVKKAGSIAGQTVVVVGAGTIGLCTIMSAKTAGAGRVIALEMSTARKKKALEVGATTVIDPSQGDAIEQVRALTGGYGADVSFECIGHRTTAKLAIDVIRKAGKCVMVGIFEEPSEFNFCEIVSTEKAVIGSLAYNGEFADVIRYVADGCIDVQPLITGRIALSDIVSKGFEELVNNKDTNVKILVSPVAA from the coding sequence ATGAAAGCCGCCGTTTGGCGCGGCCGCAAGGATATCCGCGTCGAGCAGGTGCGGGTTCCCGACGCGCCCCCGCCAGGGTGGGTCAAGATTCGGGTGCACTGGTGCGGTATCTGCGGCTCCGACCTGCATGAATATGTGGCGGGACCGGTATTCATCCCGGTCGAGCGTCCTCACCCGCTGACCGGGCTGAAGGGCCAATGCATCCTCGGGCATGAATTCAGTGGCGAGATCGCTGAGATCGGCGCCGGCGTAAGCGGTTGGCGCGTCGGCGAGCGGGTCACGGCGGATGCGTGCCAGCACTGCGGCACGTGCTACTACTGCAAGCAGGGCCTGTACAACATTTGCGAGAACCTGGCGTTCACCGGCCTGATGAACAACGGGGCGTTCGCCGAGTACGTGAATGTGCCGGCGGAATTGCTCTATAAACTGCCGGATGATTTTCCGATCGAGGCCGGTGCGCTGATCGAGCCGCTCGCCGTTGGGCTGCACGCGGTGAAGAAGGCTGGCAGCATTGCCGGGCAGACCGTGGTGGTGGTGGGCGCCGGCACTATCGGATTGTGCACGATCATGTCCGCTAAGACCGCTGGTGCCGGCCGTGTCATCGCGCTTGAAATGTCCACCGCGCGCAAGAAGAAGGCGCTGGAGGTCGGCGCCACGACGGTGATCGATCCAAGTCAGGGTGACGCGATTGAACAGGTGCGCGCGTTGACTGGTGGCTATGGCGCGGACGTGTCGTTCGAATGCATTGGCCATCGCACCACGGCCAAGCTGGCGATCGACGTCATCCGCAAGGCCGGCAAATGCGTGATGGTCGGTATCTTTGAGGAGCCGAGCGAGTTCAACTTCTGTGAGATCGTCTCGACCGAGAAGGCAGTCATCGGCTCGCTAGCCTACAACGGCGAATTCGCCGACGTGATCCGCTATGTTGCGGATGGGTGCATCGACGTGCAGCCGCTGATTACCGGTCGCATCGCGCTGTCTGACATCGTCAGCAAAGGGTTCGAGGAGTTGGTCAACAATAAGGACACGAATGTCAAGATCCTCGTGTCGCCAGTTGCCGCCTGA
- a CDS encoding DUF2863 family protein produces the protein MRSRIAKRLPPDADKLVGLSLALFASGSRIEDHFWEAKLDALIEKIIRNGNQTTLDAALDHLQQNHADAYGALADMAETHSESFRIEHDGQPYDVLLIAAPVLTWTRYMIPSGPLKGDIVDALRAQLQAHIFAARARIALAPYLYSIDQLPRHHVETFRLAQQLGQAALSGGTIKMNLGDLPETSPILADPRFLLSVVAAPAGEPLFRWQEEENGARVERGQCLEQWRAQGGPNLSGVLPGCEFDCLLPDAYYSACRDADEQIRPHTVRTAVRYLGDTIGAKPDELRAVVAGFGERRVDEYRIAFTRRGSNDVIYGVVWPLYGRENGDLGPDDDVPPDEDPAGGMLDDVIGLLKEIGVTDIRRHAARFEPEYCDDCGVPLYADPLGEIVHAEMPEDAEPAQPHFH, from the coding sequence ATGCGCTCGCGTATCGCTAAACGTCTCCCACCCGACGCCGACAAGCTGGTCGGACTGTCGCTCGCGCTTTTTGCGTCCGGCAGCCGCATCGAAGACCACTTCTGGGAAGCAAAGCTCGATGCGCTCATCGAAAAAATCATCCGCAATGGCAACCAGACGACACTAGATGCCGCTCTAGACCATCTGCAGCAAAACCATGCGGACGCCTATGGCGCCCTCGCTGACATGGCCGAGACCCATAGCGAATCGTTCCGCATCGAGCACGACGGTCAACCGTACGACGTGCTGTTGATCGCGGCGCCGGTGCTCACCTGGACGCGTTACATGATCCCGTCCGGCCCGCTGAAAGGCGACATCGTCGATGCGCTGCGTGCACAGTTGCAAGCGCACATCTTCGCGGCACGGGCGCGCATCGCGTTGGCGCCGTACCTGTACAGCATCGACCAATTACCGCGTCATCATGTCGAGACGTTCCGGCTCGCGCAGCAACTTGGCCAAGCGGCGCTGAGCGGCGGCACGATCAAGATGAATCTCGGCGACCTTCCGGAAACGTCGCCGATCCTCGCCGATCCACGCTTTCTGCTATCCGTGGTCGCCGCGCCGGCCGGCGAGCCACTGTTTCGCTGGCAGGAGGAGGAGAACGGCGCACGTGTCGAGCGCGGGCAATGCCTGGAACAATGGCGTGCACAAGGCGGCCCAAACCTATCGGGCGTGCTGCCCGGCTGCGAATTCGACTGCCTGCTGCCGGACGCGTATTACTCAGCTTGCCGCGACGCGGACGAGCAAATCCGCCCGCATACCGTGCGCACCGCAGTCAGGTATTTGGGCGATACGATCGGCGCTAAACCGGATGAATTGCGTGCGGTTGTCGCCGGCTTCGGCGAACGGCGCGTAGACGAATATCGAATCGCCTTCACCCGGCGCGGCAGCAACGACGTGATCTACGGCGTGGTATGGCCACTGTACGGCCGCGAGAACGGCGATCTCGGCCCGGATGACGACGTGCCGCCTGACGAGGATCCGGCCGGCGGCATGCTCGACGATGTCATCGGATTGCTTAAGGAAATCGGTGTCACCGATATCCGCCGTCACGCGGCACGATTTGAACCGGAGTACTGCGACGATTGTGGCGTGCCACTGTATGCCGACCCACTCGGCGAGATCGTGCATGCCGAAATGCCTGAGGATGCCGAACCAGCGCAACCTCACTTCCACTAA
- a CDS encoding BspC domain-containing protein has translation MDHHSTSRPMQRLIGAIASCALAAMAIAIPTMARADQVEHHNELVYQFITQMRANPLVADCAAHGDFVVGTSSAFDHVEFPRSSFDPAHAGVKPWNGSFDRGKQRIKVDSIVTVEGVGVRKDGSTMPNALKFRCGYVDAKMLAFSWNDPVAPFKRAAPSRQAGKTKKALRGSGRKSPAKAAGKGKKSRRR, from the coding sequence ATGGATCATCACTCTACGTCGCGCCCGATGCAGCGACTGATCGGCGCCATCGCGTCATGCGCGCTCGCAGCCATGGCAATCGCCATTCCCACGATGGCCCGCGCCGACCAAGTCGAACACCACAACGAACTGGTCTACCAATTCATCACCCAAATGAGAGCCAATCCGCTGGTCGCGGACTGCGCGGCGCACGGCGACTTTGTCGTCGGCACGTCGAGCGCGTTCGACCACGTCGAGTTTCCACGCAGCTCGTTCGATCCCGCGCACGCCGGGGTCAAGCCATGGAATGGCTCGTTCGACCGGGGCAAGCAACGGATCAAGGTCGACTCGATCGTCACCGTCGAAGGGGTCGGCGTGCGCAAGGATGGTTCGACGATGCCCAACGCGCTAAAATTCCGCTGCGGCTACGTCGACGCGAAAATGCTCGCGTTCAGTTGGAACGATCCGGTCGCGCCGTTCAAGCGCGCTGCGCCGAGCCGCCAGGCCGGCAAGACCAAAAAGGCGCTGCGCGGCTCGGGCCGCAAGAGTCCAGCGAAGGCGGCGGGCAAAGGCAAGAAAAGCCGGCGGCGCTGA